One segment of Halictus rubicundus isolate RS-2024b unplaced genomic scaffold, iyHalRubi1_principal scaffold0929, whole genome shotgun sequence DNA contains the following:
- the LOC143364754 gene encoding uncharacterized protein LOC143364754 — protein sequence MSIGGTACSHNATKFTTPPRYTKNHARNTPWCIDIALIGKELPWKRSCFNLYTTGEEGIEETQLPNNNWQIGKVLLIGNQPTTQSTPRHSLKQSTLLWKKVQLLSNTISSDILYEAAIAFSTTCEGFLDSISIFFNIAEIMSEQMKTLKRQCASIKAQLTRIKNSLTSSLEISALNVRKSKITELYDNFHSIIIELEALDESGDYQSHIIEFEDSYYACAESLDKLQNSKNAAPSEKSDTRRNNANDNVKGNGILPKIKLPTFDGNLLEWQSFHDSFLSMVHENEDLLYVQKFHYLKHSLHGEIASVIDTLSASKENYLVAWSILVKRCTQPRRIIQAHLKSLFELPSLTHDDPVALRSLITATEKHVNALKAISVPVHSWNEILTYIITSKLDKTTRREWDRSLNDQDLPKLDDLLNFLLKFSRDDAVVHLENPHETGRAQLPARASNKVLNQERSSRSGHQSYVSTQEKIVKCQLCSKSHNIQNCERFLSLSINDRFNVAKNAKLCINCLKAGHSCSKCYCGTCKKCQRKHHTLLHRTEDVNNSLASNSCAAPAEQSHTSLTASIPSEVLLSTTRAFILDNQNVQHDCRILLDSGSQVNFITEELANKLKLPKTSIDVPVFGINQVESRIKHTVRTTIASKTSNYKAQIRFYTIPQIACYLPTQQINRSIVNIPKNIQLADPEYHKPSKIDALLGAELFYQLLSVGQIYLFKKSLVLQKTVMGWILSGTIPSNKPALNSIKCHLSTSSIDDQIAKFWELEEYPTEKIASKEEELCESHFREHTSRNSSGRYIVRLPFAPNKSNLGTSYEIALKRFYNLEKRLIQNTALKQEYSRFIQEYRVLGHMTDISKNDCRKDGYYLPHHPVFKQSSLTTKLRVVFDASAITSNGLSLNDVLLVGPTIQDDLFSLLVRFRLHNYVLTADIEKMYRQVLVHQDDAAYQKILWRENINEQIKTFRLDTVTYGTASASFLAIRALQQLVQDEGRPYPLASKSIVNDFYVDDLLTGASTYEEAVKLRDELIKLTSKAKFHLRQWASNETSLLKDLVDKSLKDTHEINSNSIVKTLGVLWNSSTDVITYSTNMNTSNSRITKRTILSSTAQLFDPLGLLGPVIVKAKMIMQDLWKAKLDWDESVPQHIHSDWEDYKQQLSCLSQFKIPRKIIATAASEIQLHGFCDASEKAYGACIYIRSRQADGSTTVRLIASKSRVAPLNSTTIPRLELCAAVLLSKLYVNVKRALSIQFNCTRLWTDSTIVLCWINTSSNTLKTFVANRVSKIQAVTQSNDWRHVPSQQNPADAISRGQNPIEFLNNELWIQGPSWLHQSEDAWPLSPMPSAKVPELRTITALTINCNNELFLRFSSFVMLKRVIAYCYRFYNNASKKYIRHGKINVEELNHAHDQIIKTLQHEHFKREIDALNSGKTLDKRSKILNLNPFLDEQGILRVGGRLHHSLLDYNQKHPILLPRTHHVTKLIIREHHIKNYHSGVQSTLNVVRQRYWIIDGKNFTRHIIRKCIRCQRARPSDMNYIMGNLPKNRVQQSRPFEISGVDYCGPLFVKEKKFRNRGKIKVYVCVFVCFATKAAHMELVSDLTTESFIACLKRFFSRRGKSRHIYSDNATNFVGANNELKNLLDFLKNETFVHRVTQYLTNEGVTWHFSPPRSPHFGGLWEALVKSFKHHLIRTVGDQLFTYEQLNTYIIEIEAILNSRPLTPMSSDPNDTSALTPAHFLIGDSLKSIPEHDLQHVSSNKLSTWQHIQRVKQHFWARWHKEYVNQLSIRSKWRTSSSQQPRIGDLVILKEDNVPPMQWHLGRIIELHPGDDNVIRVVTVKTVSGTYKRSVKRVCPLLMDS from the exons ATGAGCATCGGCGGTACAGCTTGTTCACACAACGCGACAAAGTTCACAACACCACCGAGATACACCAAAAACCACGCGAGAAATACGC CTTGGTGCATTGATATTGCATTAATTGGGAAAGAGCTGCCGTGGAAGCGTAGCTGTTTCAATTTATATACCACTGGAGAAGAAGGCATCGAGGAGACGCAGCTGCCTAACAACAATTGGCAGATTGGGAAGGTGCTGCTCATCGGGAATCAACCCACAACACAGTCAACACCACGTCATTCTCTGAAGCAGAGCACATTGCTGTGGAAAAAGGTGCAACTTCTCTCCAACACCATCTCGTCCGACATTCTCTACGAAGCAGCCATCGCATTCTCTACAACTTGTGAGGGCT TCCTTGACTCCATATCCATCTTCTTTAATATAGCCGAAATCATGTCGGAACAAATGAAAACTCTTAAACGCCAGTGTGCATCAATTAAAGCTCAGCTAACGAGAATAAAAAATTCGCTGACTAGTTCTTTGGAGATATCCGCATTAAATGTACGAAAGTCTAAAATAACTGAACTTTACGATAACTTTCATAGTATAATTATCGAACTCGAAGCCCTTGACGAATCAGGCGATTACCAAAGCCATATTATCGAATTTGAAGACTCGTATTATGCTTGTGCGGAATCATtggataaattacaaaattctaaaaatgcaGCGCCTTCGGAAAAGTCTGACACAAGGCGAAATAATGCAAACGATAACGTAAAGGGTAATGGAATTTTACCGAAAATTAAATTACCGACATTTGATGGCAATCTTCTCGAATGGCAAAGTTTTCATGACTCTTTTCTATCGATGGTCCATGAAAACGAAGACTTATTATACGtgcaaaaatttcattatttgaaGCACTCCTTGCATGGAGAAATAGCAAGTGTTATCGATACGCTAAGCGCCTCCAAGGAAAATTATTTGGTAGCATGGTCTATATTAGTAAAACGGTGTACTCAACCACGAAGAATCATACAGGCTCATTTAaaatcattatttgaattgcCAAGCCTTACGCATGATGATCCGGTAGCATTACGCTCGTTAATTACCGCAACGGAAAAACATGTAAATGCTCTAAAGGCTATTTCGGTACCAGTTCATAGTTGGAACGAAATACTGACTTACATAATCACTTCAAAATTAGATAAGACGACTCGCCGTGAATGGGATCGCTCTTTGAATGATCAGGATCTTCCGAAGCTTGACGATTTATTAAATTTCCTTTTGAAATTTTCTCGTGACGATGCCGTTGTGCATTTGGAAAACCCACACGAAACAGGTAGGGCACAGCTACCTGCTAGGGCAAGCAATAAAGTCTTAAACCAGGAGCGCAGTTCTAGGTCGGGACATCAATCTTATGTTTCAACGCAAGAAAAAATCGTTAAATGTCAACTTTGCAGTAAATCGCATAACATTCAAAACTGTGAACGCTTTTTAAGTTTATCAATAAACGATCGCTTTAACGTTGCAAAGAACGCCAAATTATGCATTAATTGTTTAAAGGCTGGGCATTCGTGCAGCAAATGTTATTGTGGCACTTGTAAGAAATGTCAGCGCAAACATCATACCCTATTACATCGCACCGAAGATGTTAATAATAGTTTAGCATCTAATTCGTGCGCAGCTCCAGCCGAGCAATCGCATACGTCACTAACTGCTTCTATTCCATCCGAAGTTTTGCTTTCTACGACACGCGCCTTTATACTGGACAATCAAAATGTTCAACATGATTGCAGAATTTTATTAGACTCAGGATCACAAGTAAATTTTATAACCGAGGAATTAGCAAATAAATTAAAGTTACCTAAAACGAGCATTGATGTGCCAGTATTTGGCATAAATCAAGTGGAATCGCGTATTAAACATACCGTACGAACTACTATCGCATCCAAAACGTCTAATTATAAGGCACAAATAAGATTTTACACAATTCCACAAATTGCATGCTATTTGCCTACGCAACAAATCAACCGTTCTATTGTAAATATTCCGAAGAATATTCAGCTAGCTGATCCGGAATATCATAAACCATCGAAAATAGATGCATTATTAGGCGCtgaattattttatcaattgcTGTCTGTTggtcaaatttatttattcaaaaaatCGCTTGTTTTACAAAAAACTGTTATGGGGTGGATTTTATCTGGAACAATTCCTTCCAACAAGCCCGCTTTGAATTCGATAAAATGCCATTTATCTACTTCATCTATAGATGACCAAATCGCGAAATTCTGGGAGCTTGAGGAGTATCCTACAGAAAAAATTGCTTCTAAAGAGGAAGAATTATGTGAATCTCATTTCCGAGAACATACAAGTCGCAATTCTTCAGGACGTTACATCGTACGTTTACCGTTTGCACCAAACAAATCGAACCTAGGAACTTCTTATGAAATAGCCTTGAAGAGATTTTACAATTTAGAAAAACGTCTGATTCAAAATACTGCTTTAAAGCAAGAGTATTCAAGGTTCATACAGGAATATCGAGTCTTAGGCCATATGACTGATATTTCCAAAAATGATTGCAGGAAAGACGGTTATTATTTGCCTCACCACCCTGTATTCAAACAATCCAGTCTCACTACAAAACTTAGGGTAGTTTTTGACGCTTCTGCTATCACTTCGAATGGGCTCTCTTTAAATGATGTTTTATTAGTAGGACCTACAATACAGGATgatctattctctctcctagtaCGCTTTCGTTTACATAATTATGTCTTGACCGCTGATATTGAGAAAATGTATCGGCAAGTACTCGTGCATCAGGATGATGCAGCTTATCAAAAGATCCTGTGGCGTGAAAATATAAACGAACAAATAAAAACTTTTAGACTTGACACTGTTACGTATGGTACAGCATCAGCATCGTTCCTTGCGATACGCGCTCTGCAGCAATTAGTGCAAGATGAGGGAAGGCCTTATCCATTAGCATCTAAATCCATTGTCAATGACTTTTATGTAGACGATCTATTAACCGGAGCGTCTACCTATGAAGAAGCTGTCAAATTACGAGACGAATTGATAAAACTTACTAGCAAAGCTAAATTTCATTTAAGGCAATGGGCCTCGAACGAGACGTCCTTACTTAAGGATTTAGTGGACAAATCTTTAAAGGACACACACGAAATAAATTCTAATTCAATTGTCAAGACGCTCGGTGTGCTTTGGAACTCATCTACCGACGTTATTACATATTCGACAAACATGAATACTAGCAACTCTCGTATTACAAAAAGAACAATTTTGTCAAGTACAGCGCAATTATTTGACCCACTAGGTTTATTAGGGCCTGTCATTGTTAAAGCCAAAATGATCATGCAGGATTTATGGAAGGCTAAACTAGATTGGGATGAATCTGTCCCACAACATATACACTCAGATTGGGAAGATTACAAACAGCAATTGTCGTGCCTATCACAATTTAAAATACCACGAAAAATTATTGCAACAGCGGCATCGGAAATCCAACTTCACGGATTTTGCGATGCCAGCGAAAAGGCTTACGGTGCCTGTATATATATCCGTTCTCGACAAGCAGATGGTAGTACTACCGTCCGTTTAATAGCATCCAAATCGCGCGTGGCTCCCTTGAACTCAACTACAATTCCAAGATTAGAATTGTGCGCTGCAGTATTGTTATCAAAATTATACGTAAATGTAAAAAGGGCGCTCAGCATACAATTTAATTGCACAAGGCTCTGGACGGATTCGACAATTGTCTTATGTTGGATCAATACATCGTCGAACACTTTAAAAACTTTCGTAGCCAATCGTGTGTCAAAGATACAAGCTGTTACACAATCGAATGACTGGCGACATGTACCTTCGCAACAAAATCCAGCAGATGCTATTTCGCGTGGTCAAAATCCAATAGAATTTCTAAACAATGAATTATGGATTCAAGGTCCTTCATGGTTACATCAATCAGAGGACGCATGGCCATTGTCACCAATGCCTTCAGCGAAGGTACCCGAATTACGGACAATTACTGCATTAACGATAAATTGTAATAACGAACTATTTCTTCGATTTTCGTCCTTTGTAATGCTGAAGCGAGTTATAGCTTATTGTTATAGATTTTATAATAATGCCTCCAAAAAGTACATTCGACATGGCAAGATCAATGTTGAAGAATTAAATCATGCACACGATCAAATAATAAAGACGTTACAGCACGAACATTTCAAGAGAGAAATAGATGCGTTGAACTCGGGCAAGACACTTGACAAACGCAGCAAAATTCTTAATTTAAATCCTTTTTTGGATGAGCAAGGGATTCTTCGTGTAGGCGGAAGATTGCATCATTCGCTTTTAGATTACAATCAAAAACATCCGATTTTGTTACCGCGAACACACCATGTTACCAAATTAATCATTCGCGAGCatcatattaaaaattatcaTAGCGGTGTGCAATCCACATTAAATGTAGTCCGACAAAGGTATTGGATCATCGATGGAAAAAATTTTACACGTCATATAATCCGGAAGTGTATTAGATGTCAGAGGGCTCGCCCTTCGGACATGAACTATATTATGGGAAAtttgccaaaaaatcgcgtACAACAAAGCAGGCCATTTGAAATTTCGGGTGTAGATTATTGTGGACCCTTATTTGTCaaggaaaagaaatttcgaaatcgcGGAAAGATAAAGGTATATGTTTGCGTATTCGTATGCTTTGCAACAAAGGCAGCACACATGGAATTGGTCAGTGATCTGACCACGGAATCGTTTATAGCCTGTCTGAAACGTTTTTTCTCTCGACGTGGTAAATCACGTCATATTTATTCTGACAATGCTACTAATTTTGTGGGCGCGAACAATGAGTTAAAGAATCTtcttgatttcttaaaaaatgaaacatttgttCATAGGGTGACACAATATTTGACAAACGAAGGTGTCACGTGGCATTTTTCCCCCCCGCGATCACCCCACTTCGGTGGCCTGTGGGAAGCCTTAGTCAAGTCCTTTAAGCATCATTTGATTCGAACTGTTGGTGATCAATTGTTCACATATGAACAATTAAAtacctatataattgaaattgagGCGATATTAAATTCCAGACCGCTAACTCCTATGTCTTCAGATCCAAACGACACATCTGCCCTCACCCCTGCACACTTCCTAATAGGTGATTCGCTAAAGAGCATACCTGAGCATGATTTACAGCATGTATCCTCTAATAAGTTGTCAACATGGCAACACATCCAAAGGGTGAAGCAGCATTTTTGGGCGAGATGGCATAAGGAATATGTAAACCAACTCAGTATACGTAGCAAATGGCGAACATCATCATCGCAGCAGCCAAGGATTGGGGACCTTGTAATCTTGAAGGAAGACAACGTTCCACCAATGCAATGGCACTTGGGACGTATTATCGAACTCCATCCCGGTGATGATAACGTTATACGAGTTGTGACCGTAAAAACTGTGAGCGGAACATACAAACGTAGTGTTAAGCGAGTATGCCCACTACTTATGGACTCTTAA
- the LOC143364753 gene encoding uncharacterized protein LOC143364753 — MEQRFEREEDFRRLYGDFLREYETLGHMSPAGEPPAGQAAHYLPHHGVLKPTSTTTKLRVVFNGSWSSPAQLSLNDCLHVGPNLLPLLADTLLRWRKHQFVVTADITKMYRQILIHPDDRDHQRILWRDSAAKHVSEYRLNTVTYGLSCAPYLAVKTLRQLADDEGGRFPVGAQALRHDSYVDDILTGADTIPALKEAAAQLQQLCMAGGFPLQKWATNAADLQVSLEPNRDEFPRPTPDPEAQGESKMWTDSTHATLGLQWSPRSDCFQFVIADDHAQPVTKRGVVSRAAQLFDPLGWLTPVVVRAKITIQTTWLLALGWDDPLPTALANDWESFCAELKQLNEVKVPRRLLHDTNSTRREFHGFADASERAYGAVVYLREQNAEGQWTVTLVAAKSRVAPLHQVSLPRLELCAAHLLARLIQHTVATLQLANTAVHLWSDSTVTLGWIQAHPTKWNTYVANRVADIQRRVPEAQWHHVAGVDNPADCASRGMSPTQLLSWSLWWEGPEFLRREDELPLATTTEHEQLPEARRAVVAATTRGSNNKGDNDILERFSSYNRLLRVTAWCRRWLSRSKGTSAGQSANASTSQEGLPPALSVAEILEAEEGWIRQVQRAEYGVELAGLAKGHGVPRKSSLAALHPTLDHKGLMRVGGRLNKAPIHPDEAHPLILSPDSLFTQLLIQSAHRKTLHGGVQATLGTIRQRYWVPRGRSIVKSAIHRCVTCTRWRAAPARQLMGELPQHRVTPARPFHATGVDYAGPIWMRTAPGRGHKAYKGFLAVFVCMVTKAVHLEAVSNYSAEAFLAAFRRFISRRGICAHLHSDCGTNFQGADGELRRLFTASSRENRRIRYQMSDLRTQWHFNPPAAPHFGGLWEAAVKSTKHHLRRTIGDARLTFEEMSTLLTQVEACLNSRPLTALSDDPADLTALTPGHFLIGTALNALPEPSLLDTRDHRLSRWQLLSKIRDEFWARWQREYLQELTARPKWRETKENVVPGCLCLISGENTAPTQWPLARVSETYPGADGKVRVAKLITANTELVRPVAKLVVLPIDAQ, encoded by the coding sequence ATGGAGCAACGTTTCGAAAGGGAGGAGGACTTCAGGAGGCTCTACGGCGACTTCCTGAGGGAATACGAGACGTTGGGCCACATGTCGCCTGCCGGCGAACCACCAGCTGGACAAGCAGCCCACTACTTACCTCACCATGGGGTCCTGAAACCGACCAGCACCACGACGAAGTTGAGGGTGGTGTTTAACGGCTCCTGGTCCTCGCCGGCGCAGTTGTCGCTCAACGACTGCCTCCACGTGGGCCCAAACCTTCTGCCACTCCTCGCCGACACGCTTCTGAGGTGGAGGAAGCACCAATTCGTCGTCACAGCCGATATCACGAAGATGTATAGGCAGATCCTAATACACCCAGACGATCGGGATCACCAGAGAATCCTGTGGAGGGACAGCGCCGCGAAACACGTGAGTGAATATCGACTAAACACAGTCACTTACGGTTTGTCATGTGCTCCCTACCTAGCGGTGAAGACGCTGCGACAGCTGGCAGACGACGAAGGCGGACGGTTTCCAGTCGGCGCGCAAGCACTCCGCCACGATTCCTATGTCGACGACATTCTCACGGGTGCAGACACCATCCCCGCCTTGAAGGAAGCCGCAGCACAGCTCCAGCAGCTCTGCATGGCGGGCGGCTTCCCGTTGCAGAAGTGGGCAACCAACGCGGCCGACCTGCAGGTCTCCCTGGAACCGAACCGGGACGAGTTTCCCCGGCCAACACCAGATCCGGAGGCCCAGGGAGAATCAAAAATGTGGACGGATTCCACGCACGCCACACTCGGTCTCCAATGGTCACCACGCTCTGATTGCTTCCAGTTTGTGATTGCAGACGACCATGCTCAACCAGTCACCAAGCGAGGAGTGGTGTCCAGAGCAGCCCAGCTGTTTGATCCGTTAGGATGGCTCACCCCTGTCGTGGTCCGAGCCAAAATAACCATCCAGACGACGTGGTTGTTGGCATTGGGTTGGGACGACCCGCTGCCGACTGCACTGGCGAACGACTGGGAGAGCTTCTGCGCCGAACTGAAGCAGCTCAATGAGGTGAAGGTACCACGGCGACTGCTGCATGACACCAATTCAACAAGGAGGGAATTCCACGGTTTTGCCGACGCCTCAGAACGCGCATACGGAGCAGTCGTCTACCTGCGAGAACAAAATGCAGAGGGTCAATGGACTGTCACTCTAGTGGCGGCCAAGAGCAGGGTGGCACCACTGCACCAGGTGTCACTACCACGGCTCGAGCTCTGCGCAGCGCACCTGCTCGCTCGCCTGATCCAACACACGGTTGCCACACTGCAGCTCGCGAACACCGCCGTACACCTGTGGTCTGACTCCACGGTAACACTAGGATGGATCCAAGCCCATCCCACAAAGTGGAACACCTACGTGGCTAACCGAGTTGCAGATATCCAGCGCAGGGTTCCAGAAGCGCAGTGGCACCACGTGGCTGGTGTTGACAACCCAGCGGACTGCGCCTCACGGGGAATGTCACCGACACAACTCCTCAGTTGGAGCCTGTGGTGGGAAGGGCCGGAGTTCCTGCGACGAGAGGACGAACTCCCACTGGCAACAACCACGGAACACGAGCAGCTTCCAGAGGCAAGGAGAGCAGTTGTCGCAGCCACCACCAGAGGAAGCAACAACAAGGGAGACAACGACATCCTGGAACGGTTCTCCTCGTACAACAGGCTGCTCCGTGTCACAGCATGGTGTCGGCGATGGCTCAGCAGATCAAAAGGCACCTCAGCCGGGCAGTCTGCCAACGCCAGCACGAGCCAGGAAGGGCTACCACCAGCCCTCAGCGTGGCTGAGATCCTGGAAGCAGAAGAAGGTTGGATCCGCCAAGTTCAGAGGGCCGAATATGGGGTAGAACTCGCCGGACTAGCCAAAGGGCACGGCGTACCAAGGAAAAGCAGCCTCGCTGCGCTGCATCCAACGCTCGATCACAAGGGCCTGATGAGAGTCGGAGGCAGATTGAACAAGGCACCCATACACCCTGACGAGGCGCATCCACTCATTCTTTCCCCAGACTCTCTGTTCACTCAACTCTTAATTCAATCTGCTCACAGGAAAACACTGCATGGCGGCGTACAGGCAACCTTGGGCACCATCCGGCAGCGATACTGGGTACCGAGGGGACGCTCCATCGTCAAGTCCGCAATACATAGGTGTGTCACGTGCACTCGGTGGCGGGCCGCTCCAGCACGTCAGTTGATGGGAGAGCTTCCACAACATCGAGTCACACCGGCTCGACCCTTCCATGCCACAGGGGTTGACTACGCCGGGCCGATCTGGATGCGAACTGCGCCGGGCCGGGGTCACAAGGCGTATAAGGGCTTCCTGGCGGTCTTTGTTTGCATGGTCACCAAGGCTGTGCACTTAGAGGCCGTATCCAATTACTCCGCTGAGGCTTTTTTGGCCGCTTTCCGAAGGTTCATCTCACGACGTGGCATCTGTGCACACCTGCACAGCGACTGCGGGACCAATTTCCAGGGAGCCGACGGGGAATTACGCCGTCTTTTCACTGCCAGCAGCCGAGAGAACCGGAGGATCAGATACCAGATGAGTGACCTGAGGACACAATGGCACTTCAATCCACCAGCTGCACCGCACTTTGGAGGCCTGTGGGAAGCCGCGGTGAAATCAACCAAGCATCACCTCCGGCGGACCATAGGAGATGCTCGGCTCACCTTCGAAGAGATGAGCACGCTACTCACCCAGGTGGAGGCCTGCCTCAACTCAAGGCCACTGACTGCACTTTCCGATGATCCCGCGGATCTGACCGCACTGACGCCGGGGCATTTCCTCATAGGCACGGCGTTGAATGCACTCCCGGAGCCATCGCTGCTGGATACGAGGGACCACCGACTCTCCCGGTGGCAGCTGCTGTCAAAAATCCGAGATGAATTCTGGGCGAGATGGCAGCGAGAATATCTCCAAGAACTCACCGCACGACCAAAATGGCGAGAGACGAAGGAGAACGTCGTGCCGGGCTGCCTCTGCTTGATCTCAGGGGAAAACACAGCACCCACGCAATGGCCACTCGCGCGCGTGTCGGAAACGTACCCCGGAGCCGACGGGAAGGTTCGGGTCGCGAAATTAATCACCGCGAATACCGAATTAGTGAGACCAGTCGCGAAACTAGTTGTTCTCCCGATCGACGCGCAGTAA